The following are from one region of the Paenalkalicoccus suaedae genome:
- a CDS encoding MurR/RpiR family transcriptional regulator, producing the protein MSEVDVYKRIGENRHKLSKSHKKIANYLVEHRESVPFLTAAKLATLTGVGEATVIRFAVFLGYKGYPDLQRHLQEAMQKKLTSAEVLARTIGDNEEPKYVLNEVMTDDVHNLKATMQDIDPETFETVINELIQARRIYIVAYRSTASIGSFLAFYLDLVLQNTELIREADGVSEHLLDITSEDVVIGLGFSRYTKRTVEVMKYVQSREAKTVVITDHVLSPLIPYGDHRFITATEINSFIDSYAAPMSLANAIITALTRSEHKKIEARLQELEELWQTFDVFWD; encoded by the coding sequence TTGTCTGAAGTAGACGTATACAAGCGAATTGGGGAGAATCGGCACAAGCTGAGTAAATCTCACAAAAAAATAGCGAACTATTTAGTCGAGCATCGCGAATCTGTCCCTTTTTTAACAGCGGCCAAGTTAGCTACTCTAACGGGAGTTGGGGAAGCGACTGTTATTCGATTTGCTGTCTTTTTAGGATATAAAGGTTATCCGGATTTGCAACGCCACCTACAGGAAGCGATGCAAAAAAAGCTAACTTCTGCTGAGGTTTTAGCGAGAACCATTGGAGATAATGAAGAGCCAAAATATGTGTTAAATGAAGTAATGACAGATGATGTGCACAATTTAAAAGCTACGATGCAAGATATAGATCCAGAAACGTTTGAGACAGTTATAAATGAACTTATCCAGGCGAGGAGAATCTATATTGTTGCTTATAGAAGTACAGCCAGTATAGGGTCTTTCTTAGCATTCTATTTAGATCTCGTTCTTCAAAACACGGAGTTAATTAGGGAAGCTGACGGTGTATCTGAGCACTTATTAGATATAACGAGCGAGGATGTTGTTATAGGCCTAGGATTCTCAAGGTATACAAAGAGGACTGTGGAAGTTATGAAGTACGTGCAGTCAAGAGAGGCGAAAACGGTCGTTATCACGGATCATGTGTTAAGCCCATTAATTCCGTATGGCGATCATCGGTTTATTACGGCTACTGAAATCAATTCATTTATCGACTCCTACGCGGCCCCTATGAGCTTAGCAAATGCCATAATTACGGCATTAACAAGATCGGAGCATAAAAAAATTGAGGCAAGACTGCAAGAGCTTGAAGAGCTGTGGCAAACCTTTGATGTATTTTGGGATTAA
- a CDS encoding KamA family radical SAM protein, with the protein MAQPKYIMNIEKVPHLSDEEKQKLKQITEKFVFRVNEYYLGLIDWADPADPIRKLVIPNEGELEEYGRWDASDEDTNYVVPGCQHKYEQTALLIVSEVCGAYCRYCFRKRLFRNDIKEAMSDVSPGIEYIRNHPEITNVLLTGGDSLILATRKLRGIIEQLREIPHVKIIRLGSKMPVFNPMRIYEDEELLKLISEYSTPEQRIYVMAHINHPREITEEAKRGFDALHQAGAIVVNQTPVLRGINDDPRVLGELLDKLSWAGVTPYYFFINRPVAGNNDFVLSLKEAYEIVEEAKSRTSGLGKRVRLSMSHTSGKVEILAIEDGKAYLKYHQSRDGNYGKFMVLDCPDNAAWFDDLPGNENYWTPPQKKWNDFKGANEKITEKEASSTT; encoded by the coding sequence ATGGCACAACCTAAATACATCATGAATATTGAAAAAGTACCTCACCTATCTGACGAGGAAAAACAAAAACTAAAACAAATTACGGAGAAGTTTGTTTTCCGTGTGAATGAGTATTATTTAGGATTAATTGATTGGGCAGATCCAGCAGACCCAATTCGTAAGCTCGTTATTCCGAATGAAGGAGAGCTTGAAGAATATGGCCGTTGGGATGCATCCGATGAAGATACGAATTACGTCGTGCCTGGCTGTCAGCATAAATACGAGCAAACTGCCCTTCTTATCGTTTCTGAAGTATGTGGCGCTTATTGTCGTTATTGCTTTAGAAAGCGTTTATTCCGAAATGATATTAAAGAAGCAATGTCTGATGTTTCACCTGGAATCGAGTATATTCGCAATCATCCAGAGATTACGAACGTGTTACTTACAGGTGGAGACTCGCTCATTTTAGCTACTCGAAAGCTGCGCGGTATTATCGAACAGCTTCGCGAGATCCCACACGTGAAGATCATTCGTTTAGGATCTAAAATGCCTGTGTTTAACCCAATGAGAATTTACGAAGATGAAGAGCTATTAAAGCTTATCAGTGAGTACTCTACCCCTGAGCAGCGCATTTATGTAATGGCTCATATTAATCATCCAAGAGAAATTACGGAAGAAGCAAAACGAGGCTTCGATGCTCTTCACCAAGCAGGAGCTATTGTCGTTAACCAGACACCAGTATTAAGAGGAATCAATGACGATCCACGTGTACTCGGGGAACTGCTAGACAAGCTATCTTGGGCTGGAGTTACGCCTTACTACTTCTTTATTAACCGCCCAGTAGCTGGTAACAATGATTTCGTCCTTTCACTGAAAGAAGCATATGAAATTGTGGAAGAAGCAAAATCACGCACTTCTGGTTTAGGAAAGCGTGTACGTCTCTCCATGAGCCACACGTCTGGTAAAGTAGAAATCCTAGCTATCGAAGACGGAAAAGCTTATTTAAAATATCACCAGTCTCGCGACGGCAATTACGGTAAATTCATGGTACTTGATTGTCCAGATAACGCTGCTTGGTTCGATGATCTACCAGGTAACGAAAACTACTGGACTCCACCTCAAAAGAAGTGGAATGATTTTAAAGGTGCTAATGAAAAAATTACCGAAAAAGAAGCTTCCTCTACAACATGA
- a CDS encoding STAS domain-containing protein, producing MTKTDLFHDDTLRVLNTLTDNVFLCDTSLKLLWMNDAAKNIITLFTDRLAITHPEELITKSLKEIHDSSSSFHKVVHKDGMFPHQAKITIFEDYVASIMVNKVHNSKDQHIGYILYWQDVTFEAREKAQDKQLIEELSTPVLPTVLENTLLIPLSGTFTHSRMSHLTSKVLNEITRKDADHCIFDLSSLTLVEVEDFANNLIKLVDTVHVIGANAFIVGIKNEHASYFASVAKQIRSITFLNFREAMHHLFELEELEITSKKSKKNTGRD from the coding sequence ATGACAAAGACAGATCTTTTTCATGATGACACACTTCGCGTCTTAAATACGCTAACAGATAATGTGTTTTTATGCGATACATCCTTGAAGCTACTATGGATGAATGACGCAGCAAAAAATATAATAACGCTCTTTACAGACCGACTGGCCATCACTCATCCAGAGGAATTGATCACAAAATCACTAAAGGAGATCCATGATAGTTCATCTTCGTTTCATAAAGTGGTACACAAAGATGGAATGTTTCCTCACCAAGCAAAGATAACTATTTTTGAAGATTATGTTGCAAGCATTATGGTAAATAAGGTGCATAATTCAAAGGACCAACATATCGGATACATTTTGTACTGGCAGGATGTAACTTTTGAGGCAAGAGAGAAAGCCCAGGATAAACAGCTAATCGAGGAATTATCAACGCCGGTTCTACCAACTGTTCTAGAAAATACGCTGCTTATTCCCTTATCAGGGACGTTTACACATAGCAGAATGAGTCACCTGACATCGAAGGTGTTAAACGAAATCACAAGAAAAGACGCAGATCACTGCATCTTTGATTTATCAAGTCTGACGTTAGTAGAAGTAGAGGACTTTGCTAATAACTTAATTAAGCTCGTTGATACCGTCCATGTTATTGGGGCGAATGCATTTATAGTGGGTATTAAAAATGAACACGCTAGCTATTTTGCCTCCGTTGCAAAACAAATTCGCTCTATCACTTTTTTAAACTTTCGAGAAGCCATGCATCATCTATTCGAACTTGAAGAGCTTGAAATCACATCTAAAAAGTCAAAGAAAAACACTGGAAGGGATTGA
- a CDS encoding NAD(P)H-dependent oxidoreductase gives MSKYLIVYMHPSTDSFNGAILQTLQEELGETSNVRNLAEISFIPHLTKEEYELTQKGIYSSDVEREWAFIHEAEHILFVFPLWWGSFPAIGKGYLDRVLAFGKAYELDGEEPVPLMSNKKASLIFTTGTPKEDFMKEGLYEQVVHLIEQHIFTFCGLKLENVLHFGDVIQSSDSDRKKMLEDIVSFAKQLD, from the coding sequence ATGAGTAAATATTTGATTGTCTATATGCACCCCAGTACCGATAGTTTTAATGGAGCTATTTTGCAAACATTACAAGAAGAGCTTGGAGAGACGTCGAATGTTCGTAACCTAGCCGAGATCTCATTTATCCCTCATCTTACAAAAGAAGAATATGAGCTCACTCAGAAAGGGATCTATTCGTCTGATGTTGAAAGAGAGTGGGCATTTATTCATGAAGCTGAGCATATTCTATTTGTTTTTCCGCTTTGGTGGGGGAGCTTTCCTGCTATAGGGAAGGGGTACCTTGATAGAGTATTAGCTTTTGGTAAAGCTTATGAGCTAGATGGTGAAGAGCCTGTGCCTTTGATGAGTAACAAAAAAGCCTCGCTCATTTTTACTACGGGCACGCCGAAAGAGGATTTCATGAAGGAAGGGCTTTATGAGCAAGTGGTCCATTTAATTGAACAGCATATTTTTACTTTTTGTGGATTGAAACTTGAAAACGTGCTACACTTTGGTGATGTTATTCAATCGAGTGATAGTGATAGAAAAAAGATGCTTGAAGATATAGTGTCATTTGCCAAGCAATTAGATTAA
- a CDS encoding EAL domain-containing protein codes for MEVGDYMQSCQLCSGSIPLNDSGTLVVTATDKEIIPELWKSLQQTTPQAEHTEGTISISYSSWNELLATVTAVTDSPLQKKSVYGSLVPQTMESFQSRVDYPISQLQKQIEHPNYVKIIQEQIFQSAMQPILSTTTSEIYGYEFLLRAKDDKYPFYPGELFDFSQESGLQSLLDSQARIASIRTSSKLLPKGIKRFINFLPSSIYDPAHCLKSTFRAIEKYQVDPADLVFEVVETEKIQDIKHLQYIFDEYKKAGVSVALDDIGSGYATIDVLKQLKPNVAKIDRELVKDCHKDSSKLDRIKLYRDITHEFGATLLAEGIETPEEYEAVRGYVDFVQGYYFGKPMMKPL; via the coding sequence ATGGAAGTTGGTGACTATATGCAGTCTTGTCAGCTCTGTTCAGGAAGCATTCCTTTAAACGATAGCGGTACGTTAGTAGTGACTGCTACGGATAAGGAAATCATACCTGAGCTATGGAAATCATTACAGCAAACTACTCCTCAAGCAGAACATACAGAAGGTACTATTTCAATTTCTTACTCATCATGGAACGAACTCTTAGCCACAGTTACTGCAGTTACTGATTCACCATTACAAAAAAAGTCCGTTTACGGTAGTTTAGTACCACAAACAATGGAGTCATTCCAATCTAGAGTTGATTATCCGATATCACAGTTACAAAAACAAATTGAACATCCAAATTACGTAAAGATCATTCAAGAGCAGATCTTTCAATCAGCTATGCAACCGATTCTCTCAACGACTACTTCAGAGATATACGGTTACGAATTTCTTCTTAGAGCGAAAGATGATAAGTATCCATTTTATCCTGGAGAGCTTTTTGATTTTTCCCAAGAATCCGGGCTCCAATCACTATTAGATAGTCAAGCAAGAATAGCATCTATTAGAACTAGTTCTAAGCTACTGCCTAAAGGAATAAAGCGCTTTATTAATTTCTTGCCATCATCCATCTACGATCCTGCGCACTGCTTAAAGAGTACGTTTAGAGCGATTGAAAAATATCAAGTAGACCCTGCTGACCTCGTTTTTGAAGTTGTCGAAACGGAAAAAATTCAAGACATTAAGCATTTGCAATACATTTTTGATGAATATAAAAAAGCTGGAGTATCTGTTGCACTTGATGATATTGGCTCCGGCTATGCAACAATAGATGTGTTAAAGCAATTAAAGCCTAACGTGGCTAAAATAGATCGAGAACTAGTAAAAGACTGTCATAAGGATAGTAGTAAACTAGATAGAATCAAACTTTATCGAGATATCACACACGAATTTGGAGCTACGTTATTAGCTGAGGGTATTGAGACTCCAGAAGAATACGAAGCCGTTAGAGGGTACGTCGATTTTGTTCAAGGATACTATTTCGGTAAGCCAATGATGAAGCCACTTTAA
- a CDS encoding 4a-hydroxytetrahydrobiopterin dehydratase yields the protein MVLSQEEINENLEDSKGWEQEDQKIVKSYTLSSFPKALQFVQALGNVAEDRQHHPHMTIDHRKVTIKLTTNDEGGLTQKDFESADAYDKLVKKYE from the coding sequence ATGGTACTTTCTCAAGAAGAAATTAACGAAAATCTAGAGGATTCAAAGGGCTGGGAGCAAGAGGATCAAAAGATTGTGAAGTCATATACGCTTTCATCCTTTCCTAAAGCACTTCAATTTGTACAGGCTTTAGGGAATGTAGCAGAAGACAGGCAGCATCATCCGCACATGACTATTGATCACCGGAAGGTCACAATCAAATTAACTACGAATGATGAAGGCGGTTTAACTCAAAAAGATTTTGAGTCAGCAGATGCGTATGACAAACTCGTTAAAAAATACGAATAA
- the arsC gene encoding arsenate reductase (thioredoxin), with protein sequence MAKPIIYFLCTGNSCRSQMAEGFGKHYLSDKWDVYSAGIEAHGVNPNAVRAMKEAGVDISNQTSDTIDPELLDKADFVVTLCGHANDVCPATPPHKERAHWGFDDPAQATGSEEEKWAFFERVRDEIAARIETFASTGK encoded by the coding sequence ATGGCTAAACCAATTATTTATTTTTTGTGCACAGGTAACTCTTGTCGAAGCCAAATGGCTGAAGGGTTTGGAAAGCATTATTTAAGCGATAAGTGGGATGTGTATTCAGCGGGAATTGAAGCACATGGGGTAAATCCAAATGCAGTACGTGCTATGAAGGAAGCTGGTGTTGACATCTCTAATCAAACATCCGATACGATAGATCCTGAACTTCTAGATAAAGCAGATTTTGTTGTCACACTATGTGGACATGCGAATGATGTTTGTCCTGCAACACCACCTCATAAAGAACGAGCTCATTGGGGATTTGATGACCCGGCTCAAGCGACAGGTTCAGAAGAGGAGAAGTGGGCATTCTTTGAGCGTGTTAGAGACGAAATTGCTGCAAGAATCGAAACCTTTGCCAGTACAGGTAAATAA
- a CDS encoding ArsR/SmtB family transcription factor encodes MIKEQISINDAASIFKLLGDKTRLQMVSLLAIDEICVCEFVDIFQSSQPSISQHLRKLRDKGVVKERKHGQWVYYSLNVDSEYYGLISCLIKELPNPKPLLDELESKGQRVSCC; translated from the coding sequence ATGATTAAAGAACAAATTTCCATTAATGATGCTGCATCGATCTTTAAACTGTTAGGAGATAAGACACGTTTACAAATGGTATCGCTTTTAGCAATTGACGAGATATGTGTATGTGAGTTTGTTGATATTTTTCAATCGAGTCAACCGTCTATTAGTCAACATTTACGCAAACTTCGAGATAAAGGTGTCGTCAAAGAGCGCAAACATGGACAATGGGTATACTATTCGTTAAATGTAGATTCTGAGTATTATGGTCTTATTAGCTGCTTAATAAAAGAGTTGCCAAATCCTAAGCCTCTTCTAGACGAGCTTGAAAGTAAGGGTCAACGAGTCTCTTGTTGCTAA
- a CDS encoding pyroglutamyl-peptidase I — MKLLLTGFEPFGELDRNPTEELVIKIKEEGFEGVDIRSLVLPVVYESCFDALKKNMDEWKPDAVLSLGVAVGRSAISVERIAINIQDVAADRSDNNGHAPVDRKIDPEGPDAIFTTLPYRTIVSRLVEGGIPSEVSNTAGTYICNTTMYQALAHAKNVSTCRFTGFIHVPASPAMTVAKPHLASMDVETQLKAVKTIIQVLKEELS, encoded by the coding sequence GTGAAACTACTATTGACTGGATTTGAACCATTTGGAGAACTCGACCGTAATCCTACTGAAGAACTTGTAATTAAGATTAAAGAAGAAGGGTTTGAAGGAGTCGACATACGAAGTTTGGTGCTGCCTGTGGTATATGAGTCTTGCTTTGATGCTCTTAAAAAGAATATGGATGAATGGAAACCTGATGCGGTTCTTTCTTTAGGAGTAGCTGTAGGAAGATCTGCTATTTCCGTTGAAAGAATTGCTATTAATATTCAAGATGTTGCAGCGGACCGTTCTGATAATAATGGTCACGCTCCTGTTGATCGTAAAATTGATCCTGAAGGTCCTGACGCTATTTTTACTACATTACCGTATCGAACGATTGTTTCACGACTAGTAGAAGGTGGCATCCCTTCAGAGGTGTCTAATACGGCAGGTACGTATATATGTAATACCACGATGTACCAGGCGCTGGCTCATGCTAAAAATGTCTCTACTTGTCGCTTTACAGGCTTTATACATGTGCCGGCGAGTCCTGCAATGACAGTAGCTAAACCGCATCTAGCCTCAATGGATGTAGAAACTCAGCTCAAAGCAGTAAAGACAATTATACAAGTGTTAAAGGAGGAGTTATCATGA
- a CDS encoding DUF1659 domain-containing protein → MNTLLTETRLNLTFFKGLDEDNKEVFATRQIRNLREDASSEALHAVATAMASLTQDQLVKIERANTYEILA, encoded by the coding sequence ATGAACACACTACTTACTGAAACTAGATTAAACCTGACGTTCTTTAAAGGATTAGACGAGGATAATAAAGAAGTATTTGCTACTCGTCAAATCCGAAATTTGCGTGAAGACGCTTCGTCCGAAGCGTTACATGCTGTTGCAACTGCTATGGCTTCACTTACACAAGACCAGCTAGTTAAAATCGAACGAGCTAATACGTATGAAATTTTAGCATAA
- a CDS encoding DUF2922 domain-containing protein: MMSKRLELLFTNEGDRSVTIAVDDPIYPVNDELVNQVMDTILAEDAFTSNFGHLVSKRGARIVERTVEPITISM, from the coding sequence ATGATGAGCAAACGACTCGAATTATTATTTACAAACGAGGGAGATCGATCAGTAACTATTGCAGTGGATGATCCTATTTATCCAGTTAATGATGAGCTAGTTAATCAAGTCATGGACACAATTCTTGCCGAGGATGCTTTCACATCGAACTTTGGTCATCTCGTTTCAAAACGCGGTGCACGTATTGTAGAAAGAACAGTCGAGCCAATTACTATTTCTATGTAA
- a CDS encoding YvrJ family protein — translation MEIDVFMQLWSEFGFPMTVTLYLLYRIEKKLDTVNSSIQRLNIPLQKRHVS, via the coding sequence ATGGAAATAGACGTATTCATGCAGCTATGGAGTGAGTTCGGCTTTCCGATGACTGTTACCTTATACCTTTTGTATCGGATTGAGAAAAAACTTGATACTGTTAACTCTTCTATTCAAAGATTAAATATTCCTCTACAAAAACGTCATGTATCATAA